In the genome of Myxococcus stipitatus, one region contains:
- a CDS encoding immunity protein Imm33 domain-containing protein, with product MSVASHRFATPSPMTLIEAQQRICQRAGAEFSPIPAGTRVAVARNLRSGDMPIYGVRYSTQPGGVGWFFWAGEDDLSTDEDYFDALHVEHLEEWCPLVLPYLALPPGWRFLTDGDVDDVWFDQAVLDQPIS from the coding sequence ATGAGTGTGGCATCACACAGGTTTGCAACGCCGTCCCCCATGACACTGATCGAAGCCCAGCAGAGAATCTGTCAACGAGCAGGCGCGGAGTTCTCACCCATTCCAGCCGGTACTCGAGTGGCCGTCGCGCGAAACCTCAGGTCCGGGGACATGCCGATCTACGGCGTGCGGTACAGCACCCAACCGGGAGGTGTCGGTTGGTTCTTCTGGGCTGGCGAGGACGACCTCAGCACCGACGAGGACTACTTCGATGCGCTGCACGTCGAGCACCTGGAGGAGTGGTGCCCCCTCGTGTTGCCCTACCTTGCCCTTCCACCTGGGTGGCGCTTCCTGACCGATGGCGATGTGGACGACGTGTGGTTTGACCAGGCTGTCCTCGACCAACCGATTTCCTGA
- a CDS encoding nucleotide exchange factor GrpE yields MSGDTHSDTSHDAQQAQSSNGGAAPVQDAGAAGARPEAAEARPPADDVVSEAADAEKERLRADLEASRRRVDELARAYQALNKDKEEFKQRLTRERERMLDVERGNVAAVLLEAIDELDRAVSMSGQDGSALSNGVRMIRDSLLAKVQGMGIERVKVVGLPYDPNVAEATDMEITPSPDDDQKVVEEFRAAYRMKDRIIRPARVKVAKYVAPASA; encoded by the coding sequence ATGTCTGGCGATACGCACTCCGACACCTCTCACGATGCTCAGCAGGCCCAGTCCTCCAACGGCGGAGCGGCGCCGGTCCAGGATGCCGGAGCCGCGGGCGCTCGCCCGGAGGCAGCCGAGGCCCGGCCGCCCGCCGACGACGTGGTGTCCGAGGCCGCCGACGCGGAGAAGGAGCGTCTGCGCGCGGACCTGGAGGCCTCGCGCCGCCGGGTGGACGAGCTGGCGCGGGCCTACCAGGCCCTCAACAAGGACAAGGAGGAGTTCAAGCAGCGCCTGACGCGTGAGCGCGAGCGCATGCTGGACGTGGAGCGCGGCAACGTGGCCGCCGTCCTCCTGGAGGCCATCGACGAGCTGGACCGCGCCGTGTCCATGAGCGGCCAGGATGGCTCGGCCCTGAGCAACGGGGTGCGGATGATTCGCGACTCGCTGCTCGCCAAGGTCCAGGGCATGGGCATCGAGCGGGTGAAGGTGGTCGGCCTGCCCTATGACCCCAACGTGGCCGAGGCCACGGACATGGAAATCACTCCTTCCCCGGATGATGACCAGAAGGTGGTGGAGGAGTTCCGGGCGGCCTACCGCATGAAGGACCGCATCATCCGCCCGGCGCGCGTGAAGGTGGCCAAGTACGTGGCCCCGGCGAGCGCGTGA
- a CDS encoding trypsin-like peptidase domain-containing protein, whose translation MRRRISCPFVSSRLLTVLLLLALTPLSAGADEALVGSWLQARMREHAAWFSSAGAGEGRPGAMDLWRERPAGEAGLPNFTPPTSLAPLIRAVEAGVVNITTVSPRESGLTGMKRSTGSGFVLTPEGLVVTNSHVVSGANKIAVRLSDGREFSAEVVGRDASTDVALLRLSGSDLGNLPALYLGDSDRLEVGDWVVAIGNPFGLDHSVSHGMISAKERVLGVGQFDDFIQTDALINPGNSGGPLFNMKGEVVGVNTAVISQGQGIGFAVPINLVKDLLPNLRENGKLERGWLGVVINDDRDRGERRAPMVKDVFRGSPADAAGIRSGDKLVAVNGRAIGSYLQLLRKVALLAPGTEARLTLLRQGATQEVSVRLVARPVQEATEGLVRHAPSDEDLGLTLRDLTPEVASPMGQEAWSGALVAAVVPRSPADEAGIRMGDVVMEVNRKRVKDVAGVRAALAKGSSGASLLLRVKRGDSLQYVAISR comes from the coding sequence ATGCGACGCCGTATAAGCTGCCCCTTCGTGTCTTCCCGACTGCTGACCGTCCTGCTCCTCCTGGCGTTGACCCCTCTGTCGGCGGGGGCCGACGAGGCCCTCGTGGGGTCCTGGCTCCAGGCTCGCATGCGCGAGCATGCCGCGTGGTTCTCCTCCGCGGGGGCGGGCGAGGGACGCCCGGGGGCCATGGACCTGTGGCGCGAGCGGCCGGCGGGGGAGGCGGGCCTGCCCAACTTCACGCCGCCCACGTCGCTGGCCCCGCTGATTCGCGCGGTGGAGGCGGGCGTCGTGAACATCACCACGGTGAGCCCTCGGGAGAGCGGGCTGACGGGGATGAAGCGCTCGACGGGCTCGGGCTTCGTGCTGACGCCGGAGGGGCTGGTCGTCACCAACAGCCACGTGGTGTCCGGGGCGAACAAGATCGCCGTGCGCCTGTCGGACGGCCGTGAGTTCTCCGCGGAAGTCGTGGGCCGGGATGCGTCCACGGACGTGGCGCTCTTGCGGCTGAGCGGCTCGGACCTGGGGAACCTGCCCGCGCTGTACCTGGGGGACTCGGACCGGCTGGAGGTGGGGGACTGGGTGGTGGCCATCGGCAACCCCTTCGGACTGGACCACTCCGTGTCGCACGGGATGATCTCCGCCAAGGAGCGGGTGCTGGGCGTGGGCCAGTTCGACGACTTCATCCAGACCGATGCCCTCATCAACCCGGGCAACTCCGGCGGGCCGCTCTTCAACATGAAGGGCGAAGTGGTGGGGGTGAACACGGCCGTCATCAGCCAGGGGCAGGGCATCGGCTTCGCGGTGCCCATCAACCTGGTGAAGGACCTGCTGCCCAACCTGCGCGAGAACGGGAAGCTGGAGCGCGGCTGGCTCGGCGTGGTCATCAACGACGACCGGGACCGGGGCGAGCGCCGCGCGCCCATGGTGAAGGACGTCTTTCGCGGCAGCCCCGCCGACGCCGCGGGCATCCGCTCCGGGGACAAGCTGGTGGCGGTGAACGGCCGCGCCATCGGCTCCTATCTGCAGCTGCTCCGGAAGGTGGCGCTCCTGGCGCCGGGCACCGAGGCGCGGCTGACGCTCCTTCGCCAGGGGGCCACGCAGGAGGTGTCGGTGCGGCTGGTGGCGCGTCCCGTCCAGGAGGCCACCGAGGGCCTGGTGCGCCACGCGCCCAGCGACGAGGACCTGGGGCTGACGCTGCGGGATTTGACGCCGGAGGTGGCCTCGCCCATGGGGCAGGAGGCCTGGTCCGGGGCGCTGGTGGCGGCGGTGGTGCCTCGCAGCCCCGCGGACGAGGCGGGGATCCGCATGGGCGACGTGGTGATGGAGGTCAACCGCAAGCGGGTGAAGGACGTGGCGGGCGTCCGCGCGGCCCTGGCCAAGGGCAGCTCCGGCGCCAGCCTCCTGCTCCGGGTGAAGCGGGGAGACTCCCTCCAGTACGTGGCGATCTCTCGCTGA
- a CDS encoding VOC family protein, giving the protein MSSRPFQPVTVDHLVLRVADLERMVAFYRDALGCTVDKEVPRLGMTHMRAGSAMIDLISLDGKLGSAGGAGPGREGRNVDHFCITVQPFDEAAIRAHLATHGVTPFAPGDRYGANGDGFSFYLHDPEGNTVELKGA; this is encoded by the coding sequence ATGAGTTCTCGCCCCTTTCAGCCAGTCACCGTGGACCACCTCGTCCTGCGCGTCGCGGACCTGGAGCGCATGGTCGCGTTCTACCGGGACGCGCTGGGCTGCACCGTCGACAAGGAAGTGCCCCGCCTCGGGATGACCCACATGCGAGCGGGGTCGGCGATGATCGACCTCATCTCGTTGGATGGAAAGCTGGGGAGCGCGGGCGGGGCGGGACCAGGGCGGGAGGGGCGCAACGTCGACCACTTCTGCATCACGGTGCAGCCGTTCGACGAGGCGGCGATTCGGGCGCATCTGGCCACGCATGGCGTGACTCCGTTCGCGCCTGGGGACCGGTACGGGGCGAACGGTGACGGCTTCTCGTTCTACCTCCATGACCCGGAGGGGAACACGGTGGAACTGAAGGGGGCGTAG
- the ftsH gene encoding ATP-dependent zinc metalloprotease FtsH has protein sequence MGPRGKKSDKPGTPGKGFKFGSPLGYILLLVLGFLLFRNVFQDAGVRRVSYSQFRDAVESGNFSRVQISNEWVKGFLKDTAQPPPQPQGEQRPLRGEPSALPWMAYRVQGDESLVPLLEQKGVQFEAVPQSGLGEALWIWLLPLGLFFLFWSFMMRRVAGGIGQGPQSVMSFGKTRAKVQAEADTGVGFKDVAGVDEAVEELREIVEFLKTPEKFRRLGGRIPKGVLLVGPPGTGKTLLARAVAGEAGVPFFSLSGSEFVEMFVGVGAARVRDLFAQATAKAPCIIFIDELDAIGKSRNAGIAGGHDEREQTLNQLLAEMDGFDSRAGLIILAATNRPEILDSALMRPGRFDRQVLVDRPDKRGRERVLEIHARGVKLGPDVDLKTIAARTPGFAGADLANVVNEAALLAARRNRDAVTRADFEEAIERVVAGLEKKNRRMNEREKEIVAHHEAGHAVVGWMLPHAERVTKVSIIPRGLAALGYTMSLPLEDRYLMSLDELRDKMAGMMGGRASEEIFIGEVSTGASNDIRQATEVARLMVRDYGMSTLGPVALSADHGPNFLRSAGMPESRTYSEQTARMIDEEVRKLVSEALDRAREVLTTHKDKVQALAARLLAVEVVEEDTMVSILGPKVVAQRGMLHPEARQVISAHPVGGTDEQPPPTQHSESSLD, from the coding sequence ATGGGTCCGCGCGGAAAGAAGTCCGACAAGCCAGGGACGCCGGGCAAGGGGTTCAAGTTCGGCTCACCCCTGGGCTACATCTTGCTGCTCGTGTTGGGCTTCCTCCTGTTCCGGAATGTCTTCCAGGACGCGGGAGTACGCCGGGTCAGCTACAGCCAGTTCCGCGACGCGGTGGAGTCCGGCAACTTCAGCCGGGTCCAGATCTCCAACGAGTGGGTGAAGGGCTTCCTCAAGGACACGGCCCAGCCTCCCCCGCAGCCTCAAGGGGAGCAGCGGCCGCTGCGCGGAGAGCCCAGCGCGCTGCCGTGGATGGCCTACCGCGTCCAGGGGGACGAGTCGCTCGTCCCGCTCCTGGAGCAGAAGGGTGTCCAGTTCGAGGCGGTGCCGCAGTCGGGCCTGGGGGAGGCGCTGTGGATATGGCTCCTGCCGCTGGGTCTGTTCTTCCTCTTCTGGAGCTTCATGATGCGGCGGGTGGCGGGCGGTATCGGCCAGGGTCCGCAGAGCGTCATGAGCTTCGGGAAGACGCGCGCCAAGGTGCAGGCGGAGGCCGACACCGGCGTGGGCTTCAAGGACGTGGCTGGCGTCGACGAGGCCGTGGAGGAACTGCGCGAAATCGTCGAGTTCCTCAAGACGCCGGAGAAGTTCCGCCGCCTGGGCGGTCGCATCCCCAAGGGCGTGCTGCTCGTGGGGCCGCCCGGCACGGGCAAGACGCTGCTGGCGCGCGCGGTGGCGGGCGAGGCGGGCGTGCCCTTCTTCAGCCTCTCCGGCTCGGAGTTCGTGGAGATGTTCGTGGGCGTGGGCGCCGCGCGCGTCCGGGACCTGTTCGCGCAGGCCACGGCGAAGGCCCCGTGCATCATCTTCATCGACGAGCTGGACGCCATCGGCAAGAGCCGCAACGCGGGCATCGCGGGGGGACATGACGAGCGCGAGCAGACGCTCAACCAGCTGCTCGCGGAGATGGACGGGTTCGACAGCCGCGCGGGGCTCATCATCCTGGCGGCGACCAACCGGCCGGAGATTCTCGACAGCGCGCTCATGCGGCCGGGCCGCTTCGACCGGCAGGTGCTGGTGGACCGTCCCGACAAGCGGGGGCGGGAGCGGGTGCTGGAGATTCATGCCCGGGGCGTGAAGCTGGGGCCGGACGTGGACCTGAAGACCATCGCCGCGCGCACGCCGGGCTTCGCGGGCGCGGACCTGGCCAACGTGGTGAACGAGGCGGCGCTGCTGGCGGCGCGGCGCAACCGCGACGCGGTGACCCGGGCGGACTTCGAGGAGGCCATCGAGCGTGTCGTCGCGGGCCTGGAGAAGAAGAACCGCCGGATGAACGAGCGTGAGAAGGAGATTGTCGCGCACCACGAAGCCGGGCACGCGGTGGTGGGCTGGATGCTGCCGCACGCCGAGCGGGTGACGAAGGTCTCCATCATCCCTCGAGGCCTGGCGGCGCTGGGCTACACCATGTCCCTGCCGCTGGAGGACCGCTACCTCATGTCGCTGGACGAGCTGCGCGACAAGATGGCGGGGATGATGGGCGGGCGCGCGTCGGAGGAGATCTTCATCGGCGAGGTGTCCACGGGCGCCTCCAACGACATCCGCCAGGCCACGGAGGTCGCCCGGCTGATGGTGCGCGACTACGGCATGAGCACGCTGGGCCCCGTGGCGCTGAGCGCGGACCACGGCCCCAACTTCCTGCGCTCCGCGGGCATGCCCGAGTCACGCACCTACTCCGAGCAGACCGCGCGGATGATTGACGAAGAGGTGCGCAAGCTCGTCAGCGAAGCGCTGGACCGGGCCCGGGAGGTGCTCACCACCCACAAGGACAAGGTGCAGGCGCTGGCGGCGCGGCTGCTCGCCGTGGAGGTGGTGGAGGAGGACACCATGGTGTCCATCCTGGGGCCCAAGGTGGTGGCCCAGCGGGGGATGCTCCACCCCGAAGCCCGCCAGGTCATCTCCGCGCACCCGGTGGGCGGCACTGACGAGCAGCCTCCTCCCACCCAGCACTCCGAGTCGTCCTTGGATTGA
- a CDS encoding NPP1 family protein encodes MRLLRLLGVCGCLLAAGLVTGCSSTTGEESEPLAVAEQNLDPLLGRDYGGAFGYIDGGVLAPNPATGGASCPAGYSATKVLGTSGVDWAAFICSRPTQSGVEPLYDFGGMWGYVDDKLAVNPITRLGACPKGYTDQRILGKAGTDRELHTCYKPHVAGTAPAYYFGGAWGYVDTREVPNPATGSGSCPAGFTTAKVLGTVGVDYALFYCISPAPRWDFGGAFGYINGGVLVPNPATGGASCPAGYTTTKILGTSNVDWAVFICSRPYRFGREPLYDFGGMWGYADGKLVGNPINQTGSCAPGYTDQRVLGVYGTDYDMHVCYKPHVAGATPPYPFAGAWGYVDGQQVSNPVTGGPSCPSGYSKTQVLGTYNADYPVFYCEPVVMKFAPRLRFDGEGHGYPMSAQTYYDAVIRAATPSGGMENVDASSLGTGSLPTYFQEIQCGDQVRIKYWWFYGYQRACDEGGQGSHHGDWENVVVTLSEDRSSIAAVTYTMHGKDYTRLAARGGFELESGSHPVVYVGKNSHAAFQNQGGSDGSLDNCLPMEEYRNNTTGTRLDSWLKLVRLEVGQESWMEADWHTRFVKWGPNGNNGVENHPTQKAPTCTMNAASWSANTPTWTRSQCKMGDRDDGTTCHSQCRSGYTDMGLTCTNWDISSLHTYNQNLYGYDYEIPTTDLGLLRVDPR; translated from the coding sequence ATGCGTCTGTTACGCCTTCTTGGTGTTTGTGGTTGTCTGCTCGCGGCAGGACTCGTCACGGGTTGCTCCAGCACGACAGGCGAGGAATCCGAACCGCTCGCGGTCGCCGAGCAGAACCTCGATCCTCTCCTGGGGCGGGATTATGGCGGTGCCTTCGGCTACATCGACGGTGGCGTGCTCGCGCCGAATCCCGCGACGGGTGGCGCGTCGTGTCCGGCGGGATATTCGGCGACGAAGGTGTTGGGGACCTCGGGGGTGGATTGGGCCGCGTTCATCTGCTCGCGGCCGACCCAGTCCGGTGTCGAGCCGCTCTATGACTTTGGCGGCATGTGGGGCTACGTCGACGACAAGCTGGCCGTCAATCCCATCACGCGGTTGGGGGCGTGCCCGAAAGGCTACACGGACCAGCGAATCCTCGGGAAGGCGGGGACGGATCGTGAGCTGCACACTTGCTACAAGCCTCACGTCGCGGGGACTGCTCCGGCGTATTACTTTGGCGGCGCGTGGGGATATGTCGACACGCGCGAAGTCCCGAATCCCGCGACGGGTTCCGGCTCCTGCCCCGCGGGCTTCACGACGGCCAAGGTCCTGGGCACCGTGGGGGTCGACTACGCCCTGTTCTATTGCATCTCGCCCGCGCCTCGCTGGGACTTCGGCGGCGCGTTTGGATACATCAACGGGGGAGTGCTCGTGCCCAACCCCGCGACCGGTGGCGCGTCGTGCCCGGCCGGGTACACGACGACGAAGATTCTGGGGACGTCCAATGTGGACTGGGCGGTGTTCATCTGCTCTCGACCGTACCGGTTTGGCCGCGAGCCGCTCTACGACTTCGGCGGCATGTGGGGCTACGCCGACGGCAAGCTGGTGGGCAATCCCATCAACCAGACAGGCTCCTGCGCGCCGGGTTACACGGACCAGCGTGTCCTGGGGGTGTACGGAACCGATTATGACATGCATGTCTGCTACAAGCCCCACGTGGCCGGAGCGACGCCTCCGTACCCCTTCGCGGGGGCGTGGGGTTACGTGGACGGGCAGCAGGTGTCGAACCCGGTGACGGGCGGACCGTCGTGCCCGAGCGGCTATTCGAAGACGCAGGTCCTCGGGACCTACAACGCTGACTACCCGGTGTTCTACTGCGAGCCTGTCGTCATGAAGTTCGCGCCTCGGCTCCGTTTCGATGGAGAAGGACATGGCTATCCCATGTCGGCGCAGACGTATTACGACGCGGTCATCCGCGCGGCGACCCCGTCAGGAGGGATGGAGAACGTGGATGCATCGTCCCTGGGCACGGGCAGCCTGCCGACGTACTTCCAGGAGATTCAGTGTGGAGACCAGGTTCGCATCAAGTATTGGTGGTTCTATGGCTACCAGCGAGCCTGTGATGAGGGAGGGCAGGGCTCACACCACGGGGATTGGGAGAATGTCGTGGTCACGTTGAGCGAGGACCGGTCTTCCATCGCGGCGGTCACCTACACGATGCATGGCAAGGATTACACCCGGCTTGCGGCTCGTGGAGGGTTCGAACTGGAGAGTGGCTCACACCCGGTAGTCTATGTGGGGAAGAACTCGCATGCGGCGTTCCAGAATCAGGGCGGGAGCGACGGGTCCCTCGACAACTGTCTGCCGATGGAGGAGTACCGGAACAACACGACGGGAACCCGGCTGGATTCGTGGTTGAAGCTGGTGAGGCTCGAGGTCGGACAGGAGTCGTGGATGGAGGCGGACTGGCACACCCGGTTCGTGAAATGGGGGCCGAACGGTAACAACGGCGTGGAGAACCACCCGACCCAGAAGGCCCCTACGTGCACGATGAACGCGGCCAGCTGGTCCGCCAACACCCCGACGTGGACCCGCAGTCAGTGCAAGATGGGCGACCGTGATGATGGCACGACCTGCCACTCCCAATGCCGCTCCGGGTACACGGACATGGGGCTCACCTGCACCAACTGGGACATCAGCTCGCTCCATACCTACAACCAGAACCTCTATGGGTATGACTATGAGATACCCACCACGGACCTCGGCTTGTTGAGGGTGGACCCTCGCTGA
- a CDS encoding DUF6066 family protein → MSRFLVALAAVLLPTLALADVDPRFAKLRDESEPLGGLGAFLEKYVGACEGALVDPQCKAQAEAFRKKYQGKQLYMIVTEDDANMLAPGPYSPATGEYTINITPFFPGGRYAMTHGTPKKTDANGNPVMPLLTVTGTLPEGWNIQLFSRMFSMRGVRAQVVFTPQSVWSLPKKGGGKNYGVTARIDGLLVSEGRTGAQLGLWLNGKDANARR, encoded by the coding sequence TTGAGCCGCTTCCTGGTCGCCCTCGCCGCCGTCCTCCTGCCCACCCTGGCCCTGGCCGATGTGGACCCCCGCTTCGCCAAGCTGCGAGACGAGTCCGAACCCCTGGGCGGTCTGGGCGCCTTCCTGGAGAAGTACGTGGGGGCCTGTGAGGGGGCGCTGGTGGACCCGCAGTGCAAGGCCCAGGCGGAGGCCTTCCGCAAGAAGTACCAGGGCAAGCAGCTCTACATGATTGTGACGGAAGATGACGCCAACATGCTGGCGCCGGGGCCGTACTCCCCCGCGACGGGCGAGTACACCATCAACATCACCCCGTTCTTCCCCGGGGGCCGCTACGCGATGACGCACGGCACGCCCAAGAAGACGGACGCCAACGGCAACCCCGTCATGCCCCTGCTCACCGTCACCGGCACCCTGCCGGAGGGATGGAACATCCAGCTGTTCTCGCGGATGTTCTCCATGCGCGGCGTGCGCGCGCAGGTGGTCTTCACGCCGCAGAGCGTGTGGTCCCTGCCCAAGAAGGGCGGCGGGAAGAACTACGGCGTGACGGCGCGAATCGACGGACTGCTCGTCAGCGAGGGCCGCACCGGCGCCCAGCTGGGCCTGTGGCTCAACGGCAAGGACGCCAACGCCCGCCGCTAG
- a CDS encoding PilZ domain-containing protein — MFERPQERRSHLRFDKVFTVYLSTNDGMMRGVGRNISARGMFVEVRDAVGLGEKLKVTFAGEDGTEMTCLCEVRYQVALAFGRKDGREGSSRGVGLRIVAYETHDDAPLLLVDRERVMH; from the coding sequence GTGTTCGAGCGTCCGCAAGAGCGCCGCAGTCACCTTCGCTTCGACAAGGTCTTCACCGTCTACCTCTCCACCAATGACGGGATGATGAGGGGCGTTGGCCGCAACATCAGCGCGCGGGGCATGTTCGTGGAGGTCCGCGACGCGGTGGGGCTGGGCGAGAAGCTCAAGGTGACCTTCGCGGGCGAGGACGGCACGGAGATGACGTGCCTGTGCGAGGTCCGCTACCAGGTGGCGCTGGCGTTCGGCCGCAAGGACGGGCGCGAGGGCTCCAGCCGCGGGGTGGGCCTGCGCATCGTCGCGTACGAGACGCACGACGACGCGCCGCTGCTCCTGGTGGACCGCGAGCGGGTGATGCACTGA
- a CDS encoding Glu/Leu/Phe/Val family dehydrogenase — protein sequence MASEENFMRAPAPSPKRTVYTEAMEIFHRAADLIKLDKRVRLELEEPDYEHIFYVTAKLKDRLVPLIPERAKQFSDLPETQVRNKEGLELLANGSIILNGRALLGSDVAIRQGHLRLPDGKVYQLVPGESQRFKAYRVQHNQARGPYKGGLRYHREVSLDLFKALAAEMTWKTAISEVPFGGGKGGIQIDPREYGKEELEAITLRFMYRLKSLIGPNIDIPAPDVGTNPEIMALLYRQFSDGERERHNLRGIVTGKDVRIGGSEGRGKATGQGVAFCIEDYYADRGESVKGKTFVIQGFGNVGSHAANILAGAGARLLAVNDADGTIYNGDGIDVAALTAYVQDPKNLKRSVLGFPGAQKIEKKDLWDVQADILVPAALGGEITADVAERLKVKLIAEGANGPTTPEADRVLQKRGIELIPDIIANAGGVTVSYYEWIQNKRMERWSEAEVDQRLERAMKRNYRIIRDISRNQPRKTDMHDSRQYCIGEPVDTRCAAMILALKRIEAHYLLEGFSQ from the coding sequence ATGGCCAGCGAAGAGAACTTCATGCGCGCTCCGGCACCCTCGCCGAAGCGCACCGTCTACACCGAGGCGATGGAGATCTTCCATCGGGCGGCTGACCTCATCAAGCTGGACAAGCGCGTCCGCCTTGAGCTGGAGGAGCCCGACTACGAGCACATCTTCTATGTCACGGCCAAGCTGAAGGACCGTCTGGTCCCCCTCATCCCCGAGCGCGCCAAGCAGTTCTCCGACCTGCCGGAGACGCAGGTGCGCAACAAGGAGGGCCTGGAGCTGCTGGCCAACGGGAGCATCATCCTCAATGGCCGCGCCCTGCTGGGCTCCGACGTCGCCATCCGCCAGGGCCACCTGCGCCTGCCGGACGGCAAGGTCTACCAGCTGGTCCCCGGCGAGTCCCAGCGCTTCAAGGCGTACCGCGTCCAGCACAACCAGGCCCGTGGCCCCTACAAGGGCGGCCTGCGCTACCACCGCGAAGTCTCCCTGGATCTCTTCAAGGCCCTGGCCGCGGAGATGACCTGGAAGACCGCCATCTCCGAGGTCCCCTTCGGCGGCGGCAAGGGCGGCATCCAGATCGACCCGCGCGAGTACGGCAAGGAGGAGCTGGAGGCCATCACCCTGCGCTTCATGTACCGGCTCAAGAGCCTCATCGGGCCGAACATCGACATCCCCGCGCCGGACGTGGGCACCAACCCGGAGATCATGGCGCTCCTGTACCGCCAGTTCTCCGACGGTGAGCGCGAGCGCCACAACCTGCGCGGCATCGTCACGGGCAAGGACGTGCGCATCGGCGGCTCCGAGGGCCGCGGCAAGGCCACCGGCCAGGGCGTCGCGTTCTGCATCGAGGACTACTACGCCGACCGCGGCGAGAGCGTGAAGGGCAAGACCTTCGTCATCCAGGGCTTCGGCAACGTGGGCAGCCACGCCGCCAACATCCTGGCCGGCGCGGGCGCGCGGCTGCTCGCGGTGAACGACGCCGACGGCACCATCTACAACGGCGATGGCATCGACGTGGCGGCCCTCACGGCCTACGTCCAGGACCCGAAGAACCTCAAGCGCAGCGTGCTGGGCTTCCCGGGTGCGCAGAAGATCGAGAAGAAGGACCTGTGGGACGTCCAGGCGGACATCCTGGTCCCGGCCGCGCTGGGGGGTGAAATCACCGCCGACGTCGCCGAGCGCCTCAAGGTCAAGCTCATCGCCGAGGGCGCCAACGGCCCCACCACCCCGGAGGCCGACCGCGTCCTGCAGAAGCGCGGCATCGAGCTCATCCCGGACATCATCGCCAACGCCGGCGGCGTGACGGTGAGCTACTACGAGTGGATCCAGAACAAGCGCATGGAGCGCTGGAGCGAGGCCGAGGTCGACCAACGCCTCGAGCGCGCGATGAAGCGCAACTACCGCATCATCCGCGACATCTCCCGCAACCAGCCGCGCAAGACGGACATGCACGACAGCCGCCAGTACTGCATCGGCGAGCCCGTGGACACCCGCTGCGCCGCGATGATCCTCGCGCTCAAGCGCATCGAGGCCCACTACCTGCTCGAGGGCTTCTCGCAGTAA
- a CDS encoding acyl-CoA dehydrogenase, with the protein MGLLETTEQESLRETARRFVRERMPLSHLRQLRDSGSPDGMSRDTWRELAALGLAGITIPVSHGGMGLGWTELGIVLEECGRTLAPTPMMSTGVLGTSALMLGGTSSQLRSWLRPIASGEKLLAVAHDEGSRHAPYNVETRANLGPDGYRLQGEKVLVLDGHVADALVVVARTSGSPGEREGLTLFLVPAQAPGLQVTRTLLVDSRNAARVRLDEVLATPEDILGTLDRGAEVLDPLLDRARVALSAEMLGGLSEAFERTLTQLKTRRQFGVPIGSFQALKHRAARMHCEVSLSRAIVTEALHAIDEDRSNVPLLASAAKARASDTFLHVANEAIQLHGGMGVTDACDIGLFLKRARVAAMTFGDGAFHRDHFARLRGY; encoded by the coding sequence ATGGGTCTCCTCGAGACGACAGAGCAGGAGTCCCTCCGAGAGACAGCGAGGCGATTCGTGCGCGAGCGGATGCCGCTGTCCCACTTGCGGCAGCTCCGTGACAGCGGGTCTCCAGATGGGATGTCGCGTGACACCTGGAGGGAGCTGGCTGCCCTGGGACTGGCGGGCATCACGATTCCAGTGAGCCACGGGGGTATGGGGCTTGGATGGACGGAGCTGGGAATCGTCCTGGAGGAATGTGGGCGCACCCTTGCGCCAACCCCGATGATGTCCACGGGGGTCCTCGGAACCTCGGCCCTCATGCTGGGCGGCACATCGTCGCAGTTGCGAAGTTGGCTGCGCCCCATCGCCTCGGGCGAGAAGCTCCTGGCGGTGGCACACGATGAAGGTTCCCGGCATGCCCCCTACAACGTCGAGACTCGCGCGAACCTGGGGCCGGACGGCTATCGGCTCCAGGGAGAGAAGGTCCTGGTGCTGGACGGGCATGTCGCAGATGCCCTCGTCGTGGTGGCGCGAACCTCGGGCTCCCCTGGGGAGCGAGAGGGATTGACGCTCTTCCTCGTCCCTGCACAAGCCCCCGGCCTTCAAGTGACACGCACCCTGCTCGTGGACAGCCGGAATGCCGCACGAGTCCGCCTCGACGAAGTGCTCGCGACACCCGAAGACATCCTTGGCACGCTGGACCGAGGCGCGGAGGTGTTGGACCCGCTGCTCGACCGTGCGCGAGTGGCGTTGAGCGCTGAGATGCTGGGAGGACTCTCGGAGGCTTTCGAGCGAACCCTCACCCAACTCAAGACACGCAGACAGTTCGGTGTACCCATCGGCTCGTTTCAAGCACTGAAGCACCGGGCCGCGCGGATGCACTGCGAAGTATCGCTCTCGCGAGCCATCGTGACGGAGGCGCTGCACGCCATCGACGAAGACAGGTCGAACGTGCCGCTGCTGGCGAGTGCCGCCAAGGCCAGGGCCTCGGATACGTTCCTCCACGTGGCCAACGAGGCCATCCAGCTGCATGGCGGAATGGGTGTCACCGATGCCTGCGACATCGGCCTCTTCCTGAAGCGAGCACGCGTCGCGGCGATGACCTTCGGCGACGGAGCCTTCCACCGCGACCACTTCGCCCGGCTTCGAGGCTACTGA